The Linepithema humile isolate Giens D197 chromosome 2, Lhum_UNIL_v1.0, whole genome shotgun sequence genome has a segment encoding these proteins:
- the LOC105678020 gene encoding golgin subfamily A member 1, producing MFATLKNKIREEIGSDVSTVVKNAGNIRAINSRHVSQTGSTSSISGSQVSLDGFREDTASPLPQLSPKRENSFELKLNDGMQLSAKDIKRFESREDEWRKRLAKKEAEMLKQMEKKEEEWKIKLFEKEKEWKKVVEKQEKEKRKLEEEMKKIEITKQSLEHALQDAEEYKKKLYSFQEDAEQLEGFQTQEMAKVKHLLLAKEQEVEEKSHHLKAATAEIETLKTEVSRLRRYEDELNNVQDEMETMRHSTQRERAQLSCQLAQTEEEVRHLKDKMFMLEQRIALETNDQVTVDERIADLMRERTLLERKLEEAHLHLSDIKTSWSGKISSLETQVGRLSRQAGEEGLERRRVEEEKGKLKQKIKQLEAEIEMNNVVIATKDAKLLRMTEDIDEMATELKELRASVDDEVEEFKRQIESSSKQITQLKSNLKNVTNKLTAATNEITNLRVSLEKEQSSNSSLRAELTHLREITESERVTTAELRVFLEKEKGEKDAALLRNAQVSQNIEIVKQENRQQGIENIELQSRLENLEDDLISKTKEVEQATITLKEFEQKVAKLEEADRNREKLEGNERILKSSLLDLQEQLIEKNKTIKILQQRLTDMKKTLQRELKIPSSSLDSDVEASAAILNPSSTKTVTARHNNSREDDVNFKYLKHVLIKFLTSREYEALHLTRAVATLLHFSPEEERLLQETLEWKMSWFGTRPNLGFGQTAKAIPPS from the exons ATGTTCGCCACCTTGAAGAACAAGATACGCGAGGAGATTGGCAGTGACGTGTCTACCGTCGTCAAAAATGCCGGGAATATACGCGCCATCAATTCTAGACATGTGTCTCAG ACAGGTTCTACAAGTAGTATTAGTGGTTCTCAGGTATCATTAGATGGATTCAGAGAAGATACAGCATCTCCTTTACCACAACTTTCACCAAAGAGAGAGAATAGTTTTGAACTTAAACTGAATGACGGAATGCAATTATCAGCAAAAGACATAAAAAGATTTGAAAGTAGAGAAGATGAATGGAGAAAACGTCTGGCAAAGAAAGAGGCAGAAATGTTAAAGCAGATGgagaaaaaagaggaagaatgGAAAATCAAGCTTTTTGAGAAGGAAAAAGAATGGAAAAAAGTTGtagaaaaacaagaaaaagaaaaacgaaaattagaagaagagatgaagaaaatagaaattacaaaacaatCTTTAGAACATGCTCTTCAAGATGCGGAAg agtataaaaaaaagctaTACAGCTTTCAAGAAGATGCAGAACAACTGGAAGGTTTTCAAACACAAGAAATGGCAAAAGTTAAACATCTC ttattaGCAAAAGAACAGGAAGTAGAAGAAAAATCACATCACTTAAAAGCTGCCACAGCAGAAATAGAAACTCTGAAGACAGAAGTTTCTCGTCTTAGACGATATGAAGATGAGTTAAACAATGTACAA GATGAAATGGAGACGATGCGCCATTCCACGCAACGAGAAAGAGCGCAGCTTTCTTGCCAGCTGGCGCAGACGGAAGAAGAGGTACGTCACTTGAAAGACAAGATGTTTATGCTGGAACAGCGAATCGCTTTGGAGACGAATGATCAAGTAACAGTCGATGAGAGAATAGCCGATCTGATGCGTGAGAGGACATTGCTGGAGAGAAAACTGGAAGAGGCACATCTCCATCTTTCCGACATAAAGACCAGTTGGTCAGGCAAGATTTCCAGCCTTGAGACACAAGTTGGCAGGCTTAGCAGACAAGCCGGCGAAGAAGGGCTGGAACGTAGACGAGTCGAAGAAGAGAAGGGCAAACTCAAACAGAAAATCAAGCAGCTGGAAGCTGAGATAGAGATGAACAATGTTGTAATAGCAACAAAAGACGCCAAGCTTTTACGCATGACAGAAGACATCGACGAGATGGCCACGGAACTGAAAGAGCTCCGGGCTAGCGTCGATGACGAGGTGGAAGAATTTAAACGGCAAATC GAGTCCTCTTCGAAACAAATTACACAGCTGAAGTCGAATCTTAAAAATGTGACAAACAAGCTTACCGCAGCCACCAATGAAATAACGAATCTTCGAGTGTCCTTGGAGAAAGAACAGTCAAGTAATTCCTCTTTGCGCGCGGAACTAACACATTTGCGAGAGATAACCGAATCCGAACGTGTAACAACAGCGGAGCTGCGAGTATTCTTGGAGAAAGAGAAGGGTGAAAAGGATGCCGCCCTGCTGAGGAATGCCCAGGTGTCGCAAAACATAGAAATCGTAAAGCAAGAGAATCGGCAGCAAGggattgaaaatattgagcTGCAGAGTAGACTCGAGAATCTGGAGGATGATTTAATTAGTAAGACGAAAGAAGTAGAGCAAGCAACGATCACATTGAAAGAGTTTGAACAAAAAGTCGCGAAATTGGAAGAAGCAGATCGTAACAGAGAAAAGTTGGAAGGGAACGAGAGAATACTTAAAAGCAGTTTGCTGGATCTGCAAGAGCAATTAATTGAGAAGAATAAG aCAATCAAAATTCTGCAACAACGATTAACTGACATGAAAAAAACGCTTCAACGCGAACTGAAAATCCCTTCTTCATCGTTGGATAGCGACGTTGAAGCTTCTGCCGCTATTCTTAATCCGAGTTCAACTAAAACTGTCACTGCCAGACATAATAATTCCAGGGAGGatgatgttaattttaaatatctcaagCATGTTCTCATCAAGTTTCTCACCAGCAGAGAATATGAG gctCTCCATTTAACAAGGGCGGTGGCGACATTGTTACACTTTTCGCCAGAGGAAGAACGTCTACTTCAAGAAACTCTAGAATGGAAGATGTCATGGTTTGGTACTAGGCCTAACTTAGGATTCGGACAAACTGCCAAGGCGATTCCACCTAGTTGA
- the LOC136997917 gene encoding uncharacterized protein, translating into MATKGTDRISRIGKLKNRNEAEEKQGKLELTGEINKNKNGEKKKVSFVEREKDMEVRYETDRLEEVKKELMDMISKEIEEYKKERKGVDFRKAITPDLADIQPKYLFYLVNNIPKWIFGANAFSAPLKGLCKTWVNENEWNNMKKRVPETPLVKNDIGEMIMKLTEEYGNEGIIMGRDFNIRIGELDGEEEEGIARRSKDKTIENGGKKLIEMMQERGFNVLNGKTRGDWKESTRNKLEFRIEERVNSDHLPISLELETIEERRGKGKTEEKEVICWDTETKKAYQDRTNEIGWAKGQEEEAVDKIWEKLKDLVSGSMIYKKKKISKKEIEYKDW; encoded by the exons ATGGCGACAAAAGGTACGGATAGAATTAGTAGGATAGGAAagttgaaaaatagaaatgagGCGGAAGAAAAGCAGGGGAAATTAGAATTAACAGgggaaataaacaaaaataagaacggtgaaaaaaagaaagtatcgtttgtggagagagagaaagatatgGAGGTTAGATATGAGACAGATAGATTAGAAGAGGTAAAGAAGGAATTAATGGATATGATTTCGAAGGAGATAGAGGAAtacaagaaagaaagaaaaggggtggacttccgaaaagctatcacccccgatttggctgatattcagcctaaatatttattttatctagtaaataatattcctaaatggatttttggcgcaaatgcctTCTCTGCCCCCCTCaaag GTTTATGTAAAACATGGGTAAATGAAAATGAGtggaataatatgaaaaagagGGTACCGGAAACACCATTGGTTAA GAATGACATAGGAGAGATGATTATGAAATTGACAGAggaatatggaaatgaaggtATAATCATGGGGagagattttaatataagGATAGGAGAATTAGATggggaagaggaggaaggTATTGCAAGAAGAAGTAAGGATAAAACGATAGAGAATGGAGgcaagaaattaatagaaatgatGCAGGAAAGAGGATTTAATGTATTGAATGGAAAAACAAGGGGCGATTGGAAAG AAAGTACAAGAAACAAGTTAGAGTTTAGAATTGAGGAAAGGGTAAACTCAGATCACTTGCCCATAAGCCTAGAATTGGAAACGATAGAAGAAAGAAGAGGAAAAGGGAAGACAGAAGAAAAGGAGGTAATTTGCTGGGACACAGAAACGAAGAAAGCCTATCAAGACAGAACAAACGAGATAGGATGGGCGAAAGGGCAAGAAGAGGAAGCAGTAGATAAAATATGGGAGAAGCTCAAAGACTTAGTAAGCGGGTCAAtgatatataagaaaaagaagattaGCAAAAAGGAAATAGAATACAAGGATTGGTGA
- the rasp gene encoding protein-cysteine N-palmitoyltransferase HHAT isoform X1, whose protein sequence is MNKNSVAIIKNYESYFYFFAWSCSVAYSVYQLYLSTSYFDNYYDKYSDFNPGWTWIGKKQDIADHEWRVWLALVNKLVPCVLIHHFISQIIKVTSNNIILCSWYILSSSVFIFYYLGIWSVVLCIVQPSLLHILTCIYSKSKAWIIHVSFLFAIHILKTPDGIFQRWLELNDDQHYILTITLCWIHLRSISHNMDTIDDQYRTTNSFVQKLAYCLYLPTLFYGPLILYHEFVDSINKSHQYWNYQKLQTFTINLIRYMFWLYLTELLLHFIYVNAVQYHPQVVRNLNPWALYGFGYCMGQFFLNKYVVIYGTCSTLCNLDDMKAPPQPKCIARIYLYSDMWKYFDRGLYKFLVKYIYIPTRRSDGGFGKLFSSFLCFTFVLIWHGMQTSIFIWALLNFIGVTIEDIGVSISKTEQYHKIQNTYLSSRNSKRLHCILASPLLAMSAISNFYFFGGQEIGNIFLRNVLYGSWKALFILLLFLYCACQVSLDVKNWELRRVKK, encoded by the exons atGAATAAGAACAGTGTAgcaattattaagaattatgaaagttatttctatttctttgcATGGTCATGTTCCGTTGCTTATTCTGTATATCAACTATATTTGTCAACTAgtt ATTTCGATAATTATTACGATAAATACAGTGATTTTAATCCAGGATGGACTTGGATTGGAAAAAAACAAGATATTGCGGATCATGAGTGGCGTGTATGGCTTGCATTAGTTAACAAACTGGTGCCATGTGTTCTCATACATCATTTTATCAGTCAGATTATAAAAGTCACAAGCAACAATATA ataCTATGCAGCTGGTATATTTTGTCATcttcagtttttattttttattatttgggAATATGGAGTGTTGTATTGTGTATAGTGCAGCCTagtcttttacatatattaactTGCATATACAGCAAGAGTAAAGCATGGATTATACATGTCTCCTTCCTATTtgcaatacatattttaaaaaccccTGATGGCATCTTTCAAAGATGGCTAGAACTCAATGATGACCaacattatattttgacaattacATTGTGTTGGATACATTTAAGAAGTATCAGTCATAATATGGATACTATTGATGACCAATATCGTACTACAAATagttttgttcaaaaattagCTTATTGTTTGTATTTGCCCACATTATTTTATGGACCACTTATTTTGTATCATGAATTTGTGGATTct attaataaATCACATCAATATTGGAATTACcaaaaattgcaaactttTACAATAAACCTAATTAGATATATGTTTTGGTTATACTTGACTGAATTGTTGCTACACTTTATTTATGTCAATGCTGTACAATATCATCCACAG GTGGTGCGAAATTTAAATCCTTGGGCACTATATGGTTTCGGCTATTGCATgggacaattttttttaaataaatatgtagtaATTTATGGAACTTGCAGTACTTTATGTAACTTGGATGATATGAAAGCTCCACCCCAACCTAAATGTATAGCtaggatttatttatattctgacatgtggaaatattttgatagaGGATTATACAAGTTTCTTGTAAA atatatttatattcctaCACGAAGATCAGATGGAGGTTTTGGAAAactattttcatcatttttgtGCTTTACATTTGTCCTTATTTGGCACGGAATGCAAACGAGTATTTTTATATGGGCGCTGCTCAATTTTATAGGAGTTACAATCGAAGATATAGGAGTATCAATTAGTAAAACCGaacaatatcataaaatacaaaatacatatttatcatCAAGAAATTCAAAAAGACTTCATTGTATATTAGCAAGTCCTCTGTTAGCAATGTCAGccatatctaatttttatttttttggagGTCAagaaattggaaatatttttctacgaaATGTACTATATG GATCCTGGaaagcattatttattttgctattGTTTCTTTATTGTGCCTGCCAAGTTTCTCTAGATGTTAAAAACTGGGAATTGCGCcgtgttaaaaaataa
- the rasp gene encoding protein-cysteine N-palmitoyltransferase HHAT isoform X2, translated as MNKNSVAIIKNYESYFYFFAWSCSVAYSVYQLYLSTSYFDNYYDKYSDFNPGWTWIGKKQDIADHEWRVWLALVNKLVPCVLIHHFISQIIKVTSNNIINKSHQYWNYQKLQTFTINLIRYMFWLYLTELLLHFIYVNAVQYHPQVVRNLNPWALYGFGYCMGQFFLNKYVVIYGTCSTLCNLDDMKAPPQPKCIARIYLYSDMWKYFDRGLYKFLVKYIYIPTRRSDGGFGKLFSSFLCFTFVLIWHGMQTSIFIWALLNFIGVTIEDIGVSISKTEQYHKIQNTYLSSRNSKRLHCILASPLLAMSAISNFYFFGGQEIGNIFLRNVLYGSWKALFILLLFLYCACQVSLDVKNWELRRVKK; from the exons atGAATAAGAACAGTGTAgcaattattaagaattatgaaagttatttctatttctttgcATGGTCATGTTCCGTTGCTTATTCTGTATATCAACTATATTTGTCAACTAgtt ATTTCGATAATTATTACGATAAATACAGTGATTTTAATCCAGGATGGACTTGGATTGGAAAAAAACAAGATATTGCGGATCATGAGTGGCGTGTATGGCTTGCATTAGTTAACAAACTGGTGCCATGTGTTCTCATACATCATTTTATCAGTCAGATTATAAAAGTCACAAGCAACAATATA attaataaATCACATCAATATTGGAATTACcaaaaattgcaaactttTACAATAAACCTAATTAGATATATGTTTTGGTTATACTTGACTGAATTGTTGCTACACTTTATTTATGTCAATGCTGTACAATATCATCCACAG GTGGTGCGAAATTTAAATCCTTGGGCACTATATGGTTTCGGCTATTGCATgggacaattttttttaaataaatatgtagtaATTTATGGAACTTGCAGTACTTTATGTAACTTGGATGATATGAAAGCTCCACCCCAACCTAAATGTATAGCtaggatttatttatattctgacatgtggaaatattttgatagaGGATTATACAAGTTTCTTGTAAA atatatttatattcctaCACGAAGATCAGATGGAGGTTTTGGAAAactattttcatcatttttgtGCTTTACATTTGTCCTTATTTGGCACGGAATGCAAACGAGTATTTTTATATGGGCGCTGCTCAATTTTATAGGAGTTACAATCGAAGATATAGGAGTATCAATTAGTAAAACCGaacaatatcataaaatacaaaatacatatttatcatCAAGAAATTCAAAAAGACTTCATTGTATATTAGCAAGTCCTCTGTTAGCAATGTCAGccatatctaatttttatttttttggagGTCAagaaattggaaatatttttctacgaaATGTACTATATG GATCCTGGaaagcattatttattttgctattGTTTCTTTATTGTGCCTGCCAAGTTTCTCTAGATGTTAAAAACTGGGAATTGCGCcgtgttaaaaaataa
- the Prim1 gene encoding DNA primase small subunit has product MNDVIDSLDLLPVYYSRLFPFADYYKWLSYGNAATFSKREFSFTLSDDIYIRYQSFNDQKGLSDEIKRLLPHKIDIGAVYNVQPKDQKKGPTFRPIERELVFDIDMTDYDEVRTCCKGADICNKCWKFMSLACKILDSALRSDFGYKHILWVFSGRRGIHCWVCDSAARVLTGQVRAAVAEYLQLIGGGEFMKKKIHLTSDKIHHSVKRALDIIDPIFIEMSVKEQNMLGTEEGIEKFLPILPNEEDRQEVKTLFSKENTSEARWNVFVQYIESKRTGGDRKWYLYRHLIEEIKLQYSYPRLDINVSKGLNHLLKSPFCVHPKTGKICIPFNANTVDKFVPDKVPTIMTLIEEINAYDVKNKIEEETYVLNKKRIKDYKKTSLNKSLHVFQEFLRHLEAERREQRLKGKLSADNMEF; this is encoded by the exons ATGAATGATGTTATAGATTCACTCGATTTATTACCAGTTTATTATTCGAGGTTGTTTCCGTTTGCTGACTATTATAAGTGGCTAAGTTATGGAAAtg cGGCTACTTTTAGCAAAAGAGAATTCTCTTTTACACTATCGGACGATATTTATATACGTTATCAGTcttttaatgatcaaaaaGGACTATCAGATGAAATTAAAAGACTGCTGCCACATAAGATAGACATTGGAGCGGTTTATAATGTTCA ACCAAAAGATCAAAAGAAAGGTCCCACCTTTCGGCCAATTGAGAGAGAACTAGTATTTGATATAGATATGACAGATTATGATGAAGTGAGAACATGTTGCAAAGGAGcagatatttgtaataaatgttgGAAGTTTATGTCGCTTGCTTGCAAAATATTGGATAGTGCATTGAGAT CGGATTTTGGATATAAGCACATCTTGTGGGTGTTTTCTGGCAGAAGAGGTATTCATTGTTGGGTATGTGATTCTGCAGCACGTGTTTTGACAGGACAAGTAAGAGCGGCAGTTGCTGAATATTTACAACTCATAGGCGGAGGTgaatttatgaagaaaaaaatacatcttaCTAGTGATAAAATTCACCATTCTGTCAA ACGTGCTCTCGATATAATCGatcctatttttattgaaatgagTGTTAAAGAACAGAATATGTTGGGTACAGAGGAaggaattgaaaaatttcttccAATACTACCCAACGAGGAGGATAGACAAGAGGTGAAGACATTGTTTAGTAAGGAGAACACCAGTGAAGCAAGATGGAATGTATTCGTACAATATATTGAATCTAAACGAACAGGa ggAGACCGAAAATGGTATTTGTATCGTCATTTAATAGaagagataaaattacaatattcgTATCCAAGATTAGACATAAATGTCAGCAAAGGTTTAAATCACTTGCTAAAATCTCCTTTTTGCGTTCACCCAAAAACTGGAAAGATTTGTATACCATTCAATGCGAATACAGTAGACAAATTTGTTCCTGACAAAGTACCTACGATAATGACATTGATAGAGGAGATTAATGCGTACGACGTAAAGAACAAGATTGAAGAAGAAACATATGTACTAAATAAAAAGCGGataaaagattacaaaaaaacaaGTCTGAACAAATCACTACATGTTTTTCAAGAATTCTTACGACACTTAGAAGCCGAGCGGCGGGAACAGAGGTTAAAAGGAAAAC TTTCAGCCGATAATATGGAATTTTAA